A region of the Cannabis sativa cultivar Pink pepper isolate KNU-18-1 chromosome 3, ASM2916894v1, whole genome shotgun sequence genome:
TTCCATCTTACGAAAAGGGAATAATAAACAATGAAAGTGGAAGATGAACTCGTGAAATTAGAAGCACAGAATATGTGAACATAACAATTATGTCTATACATGGTAAGAGATTTTGGAAGCAAAGTGACCTACCTGCACCCAGATTGTAGAGGTGATGAGTAATGATATTCACTACACCTGAACCTGTGACCTGTAGAAGCTTAGTGAACCATTTCTCATCATAAAAGCCTCCAGGTGCAATAAGTGCAGGTTTTATCTCAGAATTCAAGTATAACTCATTGATTATCCTCCTGAGATTAATCAAGTCTTTTCCATATTGTTCTGGAGAAACTCTTGCTCCAACGCCATTTCCACACAGCTCATTACCTACAGTGGCTTAGGCATGAgagaagaaaggaaaaaaaaagcacAATGAAAGACAAAATCAACAAGATTTTGGCCATTTGTTCTATACCAAACTCCCATGAATCTATCTGATAACCCTTTAAGACAGTATACTTCATAAAATCATAAGCATTGCTAGAATCCCAATCTCCTCCCCAAGTACTCTTGTAGATAATGTGCCTCCCATGGAGCGCATTCAAGCCAAATGTCACAATGGCTCTGAAAACACAAGAGAAAaggaattcaaaaaaaataaacatataaaggGGAAAACGAAGAACTTCAGTGGAATCATGTCCATAAATCTAAATCTTACCCCGTCTTACTAAAGAACAGGATCAGCTCATCCCACCTATTCAAATGTAAACATCCTCTTGAAAATCCAAACAATCCACCTTTCCTTTTTTGAAATGGATGGCATGGATCTTTTAAACTTTCTACATCATACAAAACTCGGTCTTGCAAAGAACCTCCAACTCTAATCCGCAAAGGCTTGAAGGCTGTCAGGCAACAACCAGTTTCCAATTGAATGAGAATATAATAACACAACACTGATCCTAAACCCCTTGACttcaatttgtcaaaaagaacATTTTAGTGATTGAAAAAGGTTTGTATATTTTAAACTAACACACTCAAACACACACTTATAAATGTAAGTGGACAAACCTTTGATTGCCTGGAAAAGTATAGGATGGGATAAATTCtgaaaaaaggaaaggaaaccaCAAAAGCTAACAACATCAAATGCAATTCTTATCATTTGATACCATGAAAAGATTAAAATAAGGAAGAATAAAAAGAGGAAGTAGATGAAAGATTGAAGAGTTCTTACCAAATTGATtacggaggcatacccccatgGACATTGGTTGTAGTTACATTTATCATGAGGCCACCAATCAAGTGTGGCACAAATATAGTTTTTATCTACTTTTGCAGCAGCTCTAGTTCCATCTACTATAACATTACAATGTGCAGTATCTTGCACTTGGGCAAAAATAGCTGGGAAAGAAATCAGAAAGACAACTAAGGAGAGGAAAAATTCCATTGATTAATCTAAGACGGCAATTCGACCACCAGCTCAACTAGTTTGGCTGCAGCATAAGAAGATATAATTTAGAAAAAGTACCTTATCTACTTTGCCATGTTTATAAACTGAATTAAGTActacaactaaaaaaaaaagaaataaacaagTGAATAAAAACCTTTATTAAGAGCTAATTCAAGGTCACCAGGAGTCACACAAATTCAAGCTAGTATGATGTAATGTAAGAAGTGTCAAGAGATTTGAGATCAAGTAAAACAGAAAATACAAATGGCTTTCTTTTTTTGTCTTTATAAAGATGAAAAACGTAAATCTATAAGGAAATTTGAAGTTAATAAACTATAAGCATAGTTCTGTTTGACAAACAGATCAGTACTACTCTACAAATCCACTACAGGGGCCTGAAGTCAGAGCAACACCAAAAACACTACCATTGGAATCATAAAAGAATagcaattaaaaaaagaaagagatgtTTTCCCACACTACCATTTCAGCAGCAGCAACAAACAAATTTAAGTTCTTTAATTtccaataaaaagaaaaaacaccTTAAACAAATAATAAGAAAACTAAGAATTGCCTCAAATGAGAAAGATTTGAGAACTGGATTATATGCACATATAGCTGAATCCTAAAGTAGCTTTCTTCATAGTTCATATCAACTATCATGACCACATAACACATCAAATCTACAACAACCCCAATAGAGATGGAGAAAACTAAGGGTAACCCAGATGAAAATTAACCTCAAATACCAAAATTCCACATCGACTTTGACACTAGAGATTCAAATAATTGATCAGATAAATTGCATAAAGGGTGATTGTACAGTACAATTCTCCTTCTCTTCCTAGTCCCTAACTTGCAATCTCAGTCAGGTACCACTGAATTGTTCCTTAATACATGACAAATACAGTATCCAGTGAACGGGGTCGGTCTTAGATTTTCTGGATCCGTCTGAAAATGTCCAGCTAAACTTAGCTGGGGATTTAATGTTTGAACTTATTGGGGGCCTTTTACAAATACAAATGTCTGAAACAGTTAAGTATCTTTTTAAGGAAAGgtttaaaactaattatatacaaagattttcttatttaaaaatgattatGAGAGTGACACGTGTTAAATGTCTATTTGCTAATAGATATAAATTTATGTTTGTATAgcttcaaacttaagttatgcCTACACCAAATCATTCCTTCCCAGATCAATGGGTTTTGCATTTTTTGAGAGATCCGAGTTGCTTTGTTTCAAGTCTGTGTGTTTATTTTGACTCTGGTTTTTCAAATAGCTAACATAGTTTAATGGTTAAGAATTTAGATTTATGTTTAAGTATAATAGGGCCATGTGTTTTGacctatattttattattacaatTTGTTCTGTTATAGTGAATGTTTTTATGACAATAGTTAAACTAATAGTGGgaatttgagatttttttttactattaaaaaaaagatattttattagtGAAATAATCATAGcacatataatattatattttgtgtcaataattttctatttttcttacaTTCTCACCACTGACTTGAATCATACTATTGTTGGATTAGGTGCAACTCTCTCATGTGACAAAATAATTTGCTTTGCTTATGGTATACTACTATATTCTATTGCATTATTATGGTTAGGGTCCTTATGgagtttaaattttcaaatcttATGTCTCCTGttatttttcctttctttctttgttttttttttttcttagtaaTCTCCTATTATTAATTGTTGATTGGTAAGTGAAGCTTTAACTTTTGGGGATCTAGTCATTAATGCGAACATATTGGTCAACAATCAATaggtgcttttttttttctgaaaggaTCAAATATGATTATATGACAATAGGTACTTTTAAAAGAAAATGGCTCAACAGGAGGTAATTCAATACTTGTtgatttccaattttttttttttctcatatagTCTAGGAGGGGTTGTATATTCCGCAATTCGGAGTTTCAAACTCCAACCAATCTAGACTAAACTATTTGAGACTGGACCAAATAGATTCGGTATGAATGATTTGATCAATTCAAACTTTTTAAGATTTTCTAGTTCGGCTATAATTTTAGAAATCTTAGTAGCAGTTCAAAGCAAAACCAATTcgtgtaattattttatatatatacttaataaGTATTTTTATGGACaaaatattgatatttaaaaataattttaggtgaatattgatattgactttatattgttatagtaataattttttattgttatttatgcATTATAAACTTGataaaggtaaaaaaaaaattagataaaaaatgattattgtaaaaaaaaaacattagaaTAACTACGAATTACAAACTATAATTTCGAAtcaaacaaatttatttttgagtGAATTAATTTGGTTTGATTTGATCTTTTCATTGGTTTAGTttgcttttaaatttttaaaaaaccatAATATTAGTTtggtttgaaaattttaaaaatccaaaGCAAATTAATTCCTAAACACCCCTAATCTATGATTCAACTaatctacacaaaaaatcagctTTTCACCTAACCTTGAAAATGAACATATTCAAATTTATATGGaccttttttaaatattaataaataaaaactcaaTTATTATAAAGGTTTGGTTAAGATATGGTGCTATAATTTTAtaagtaaataccattttagattttgtgttttataaaagttattaattggactctctgttttgttaaatgataaaattgactctatattttctaaaatggtaaaaataggactctgatctcaatttttaacaattttatttcttaatataaccaactttaagataatttttaacacgaacagatataGAAAATATAACCAGATTTGTCATAACATTTCtaaatcagattattattaagttttattttgacaaaaaatcagttcagatcatgtttgtacaattttataaaaatgtatggtctattttatcatttaacaaaacaaagccTAATTTATAACTCTTGCAAAATACAAGATCTAAAATAGCATTTATCCTAATTTTATTGGAACCAGTTTTACTATATAATATTGGTAAATTTTATTGGGCTTGCCGCAATGTACACGCTTCATGTTTTTAATatctaaaaaattttatttttaatatttttatatgataGTGCATGTtgtaattgaatttttttaaaaaaaaatttaatgcaccaaaaataaaacttaaatagtttttttttttttttttgcatacaTGCCTCTTTAATTTATATGCATGTGAATAGACAATTTGaatcttattttttatattataaattatttttaattttttaaaatttaataaaatatcttaaataattaccaTACATTACCTGCCACACCatcatatattaaaaaaaaatgagattataaatattctaatataaaaaaaaaaaaaaaaaaaaaaacatgataaaAATTAAGGGttgtttcatttttacacttcaaaatagtttttttttattatttattttgtatttttacagaattttacatagaaacttcttttgcaactagcgctgtaaTCTAAATTGCAACGAAAAATCGTATAAAAACtgttattgcaactagcgctacaaccactttagaaactcaaaccgtaaatttaaaaataaaattaagaaaacagtatataagataattttcctaaaaattaattagtgcACCTTTTTATGGGGATGCACCATACACGCACACTATAAGATTAATATATACCCTATAAGATTAATATATACCCTATAAGATTAATATAAGGACATGCATGTCTTAAAACCCATTACAtcatgaaaaaattataaaattttgctTGTATTCAACAACgtatgaataatttttttgattagTGATCGTTAaagttttttcttaaaataaattaaataaaatagattggTGCAATCGACCTATTGATAAAGATCAATCTGACtgcaaataacataaataatattaaaaagaaaaagctcTAATTGAACGACATGTTTGGTTATATGCTTAAGTaaaagacatatatatatatcacattctctttttactattattatataaatattttataaacttatatattattatattatttatgtttatCAGTGATAGAAatgagtttttgtttttttaaaaaagttgtaAATCacgaataattaatttttttttttttttgcaacacGAAACATCTTATGTGCTGCATATGCTACTTGTAAGGTTAAATGAGGAATTACTCTCCTAAAAACCAATTTTCTCTCTAGCTTCTTGCTCTTGCAGCTCTTGAGCTGGTGCTATGGCAAAGACGATCCAAGGTGCAAGGGAGACAACAAACTGCTATAAAACCAAAGAAAGTTCGGAAGAAAGGCCCTTCATCAACAGCAGATGTTAAGAAGAAGAAGTCCATGGAGTCAATTCTGGGTATTGAACCAATCAACTTCACGGATGAAGAAGATAGTGATGGTGATGGACAATGTAGTGGTGCGAAGAATTTGGATGAGGATATCTTCCAAGCTCCACTCTCTCCTAATTCATTCATGAGGGCGATACAACAACAGGAAGATGTTCGAGCTAACTTCTCAGCATTTATCGAAGAAAATATCCAATGTAACAGTGCCATTTCACAAGGTAAGACTCCTCTGCCTCCTGTACTGGGATTTGAGAATATATAGCGTAATCTAGATAGCTCCTTTATGCAATCTAAGAAACAGAAAGTCAGAATCACCATGGAGGATATTGAGGAGGAGGTGAACTACTAGAACTCATCAATTGTGTGCTATGTCTTAGGAGCAAACCCTCCTTTATCTATCATTGATTGTTTTGCTAGACGAGTTTGGAAGGAGAAGGTGGACAAGGTGTGGATGATTTCTTATGGAATCTTTCTCATCAGGTTCATGATGAAGGAGGACCGGGATGAGGTGCTGAATGCAGGgtatatttgttggaaattattttaccaggatcttagatttactaacaagtatgttatttaacatcctaaatatgaacttctaaaacgatatgaaataaacacatataaagtaaagaaaccttacagtggttgcagcggaatataatgtctccttccactcagatctctaacccttgtatcctttctgtcgcagagtatcaccaagatctgagcccggaTGTCCTTCTCCTTaattctggattcttcacaatcttccacactatgattgaggtaccacttgatgtgtatgggcactcactcactcactatagggttcggttttcagaagagagaaagagagagagagagaga
Encoded here:
- the LOC115709658 gene encoding heparanase-like protein 1, producing the protein MEFFLSLVVFLISFPAIFAQVQDTAHCNVIVDGTRAAAKVDKNYICATLDWWPHDKCNYNQCPWGYASVINLNLSHPILFQAIKAFKPLRIRVGGSLQDRVLYDVESLKDPCHPFQKRKGGLFGFSRGCLHLNRWDELILFFSKTGAIVTFGLNALHGRHIIYKSTWGGDWDSSNAYDFMKYTVLKGYQIDSWEFGNELCGNGVGARVSPEQYGKDLINLRRIINELYLNSEIKPALIAPGGFYDEKWFTKLLQVTGSGVVNIITHHLYNLGAGDDPRLVSRILSPHYLNKTATTFIDLDQNLKQNGAWASAWVGESGGAYNSGGRNVSDTYIDSFWYLDQLGMAAVYNTKVYCRQSLIGGNYGLLDKDTFLPNPDYYSALLWSQLMGENVLSVKTDASPFLRIYAHCAKERAGITLLLINLSNQTEFILKVENALSELVTPKTTIHSQSSFTRGIKRMVSWVGRETSDEPLYREEYLLTPANGKLRSKTMHLNGTPLGITIDGNIPKLEPTLVDVNSPLSIISRSIKFVLLPNFDASACA